In the Mus caroli unplaced genomic scaffold, CAROLI_EIJ_v1.1 scaffold_17921_1, whole genome shotgun sequence genome, GCAGCATCTCCTTCCCCTTCTGCAGGTATCCGCGGAGCCTCTCCACGCATGCGCCTTTCAGAAAGTCCTCATAATACTCTGCAGCACCTTCTTGCTCCCACTTGCTTTGGGTGTTCCGCGCAGCCCTGTCAGCAGCAGTCCACGTTTTCAGGTCTTCGTTCAGGGCGATGTAATCGCGGCCGTCGTAGGCAAGCTGCCAGTAACCGCGGAGGAGGCGCCCATCCGACCCCACGTCACAGCCGTACATCTGCTGGAAGGTGTGAGAGCCTGCGGGACCCCGCGGTCAGCATCATTCACTCGCTCCGCCCTCTGACTTCTCCAAACGGAAAAGGAAACCAGTCCCGGGTTGGGTCTGCTCTGGAACCTCAGACTTGGGACCCTGGACGTCTCTGTATACCCGTGTCAGAACGTGGCGGGGTCGTGACCTCCGACCCGGGGTAACTCACCGCCTGCACTCTGGTTGTAGTAGGTCAGCGCGGTCCTCAGGCTCCCTCGGAACCACTGCTTGTTGGTTTTGGCGCTCTTTGTCTGCTCCTCCCAATACTCCAACTTCTCCACCATCCACGGCGCGCACGACTCCGCCCTTGCATTCTTCGCGGCGCTGTCGAAGCGCTGGAACTGCGTGTCGTCCACGTAGCCGACAGAGATGAATCGGGGCTTCTCGAAGTTGGGCCGGGACATGGCGGTGTAGAAATACCGCAGCGAGTGTGAGCCTAGAGGAGGCGCGGAGTGAGACTCCAACATCCTCGCAAGACCCCGGGCGGGTGAGCGGGCGGAGAGGGGAGCGGGACGCGGGGCTCGGGACGCTGGTGGAGAAGGAGCGGTGGGTCCGGAGAGCCACGCAGGGACGCGGCTTCCCCGGTGTCGCCCCCGCCCTTCCCCTCCGAGGCCATT is a window encoding:
- the LOC110288635 gene encoding H-2 class I histocompatibility antigen, K-D alpha chain-like isoform X3 yields the protein MWAMAPCTLLLLLAATLTLTQTRAGSHSLRYFYTAMSRPNFEKPRFISVGYVDDTQFQRFDSAAKNARAESCAPWMVEKLEYWEEQTKSAKTNKQWFRGSLRTALTYYNQSAGGSHTFQQMYGCDVGSDGRLLRGYWQLAYDGRDYIALNEDLKTWTAADRAARNTQSKWEQEGAAEYYEDFLKGACVERLRGYLQKGKEMLLRTDPPKAHVTHHPRSKGEVTLRCWALGFYPADITLTWQLNGEELTQDMEFVETRPAGDGTFQKWASVVVPLGKEQNYTCHVYHEGLPEPLTLRWEPPPSTKTNTVIIAVVVVVVGAVAILGAVVVFVLKRRRNTG